In a single window of the Flavivirga spongiicola genome:
- a CDS encoding SusD/RagB family nutrient-binding outer membrane lipoprotein encodes MKKIIKINFKSIKVPTFSIVLVLGLLLSSCTDDFEQINVNPNLPAEATSASLLGAVEYFTFAEPRFVTWRGNLLTTSQFSHQFSTKVAGSWWSGSDNYTPDPAWGNVTFDKSFTRSGLIMRNLLIQYGNENDANGQAMMKIIMSLFHQRATDNFGSIPYSEVILPQLEVDPPKYDTQKDIYKAILEDLKSQMDALGSSTTTIGGAAGDFIYEGDPQKWKVLANTLRLRMALRSRDAFNADGESAFIDGVIADCLSNTLIDGTNEATLTRSEGALTNANLDGGFEDVFWGFGAGAGGTGVTGSKWILTEKLVAFMRDNNDPRLTQIATEAENGGYSGGFINSRTAAVWEDVSKPSERIVGTAFDEISGMAPVMVLTAAESYFLQAEAALLGYGGDANSLYQSGILASISFWGADAGTFIADEAIATLSGTTEDQLNQVWNQRWLASLTNGYESWALVRRADLIPQITDNVNFWVTEPNNGNVPKRFPYSPTEKTSNTVNVDAAIAEQGPDLMTTALWWDVN; translated from the coding sequence ATGAAAAAAATAATTAAAATAAATTTTAAAAGCATCAAGGTGCCAACATTTAGTATTGTATTAGTGCTTGGACTTTTACTTTCTTCATGCACAGATGATTTTGAGCAAATTAACGTGAACCCAAATTTACCTGCTGAAGCCACTTCTGCATCATTATTGGGAGCTGTAGAATATTTTACATTTGCTGAACCTCGATTTGTTACTTGGAGAGGTAACTTATTAACGACGTCTCAATTTTCGCACCAGTTCTCAACGAAAGTTGCTGGAAGTTGGTGGTCAGGGTCAGATAATTATACTCCAGATCCAGCTTGGGGAAATGTAACGTTTGATAAATCATTTACAAGGAGTGGTTTAATTATGCGTAATTTATTAATTCAATATGGTAATGAAAATGACGCAAATGGTCAAGCAATGATGAAAATAATTATGTCCTTATTTCATCAAAGGGCGACTGATAATTTTGGAAGTATTCCTTATTCTGAAGTTATATTGCCTCAATTGGAAGTTGATCCTCCTAAATACGATACTCAAAAAGATATCTATAAGGCTATTCTTGAGGATTTGAAAAGTCAGATGGATGCTCTAGGCAGTTCTACTACAACTATAGGTGGTGCAGCAGGAGATTTTATTTATGAAGGAGATCCACAAAAATGGAAAGTTTTAGCTAATACATTACGTTTACGTATGGCATTAAGAAGTAGAGATGCTTTTAATGCAGATGGTGAAAGTGCATTTATTGATGGTGTTATAGCAGATTGTTTATCAAACACATTAATAGACGGAACAAATGAAGCAACATTGACACGTTCTGAAGGTGCTTTAACCAATGCTAATCTTGATGGTGGTTTTGAAGATGTGTTTTGGGGATTTGGAGCTGGAGCAGGCGGAACAGGTGTAACAGGATCTAAATGGATTCTGACGGAGAAATTAGTTGCTTTTATGAGAGATAATAATGATCCTAGATTAACACAAATAGCAACTGAGGCTGAGAATGGAGGCTACTCAGGAGGTTTTATTAATTCAAGAACAGCAGCAGTATGGGAAGATGTGTCTAAACCTTCGGAAAGAATAGTTGGAACTGCTTTTGACGAAATTTCAGGTATGGCACCTGTAATGGTTTTAACAGCAGCAGAATCTTACTTCTTGCAAGCCGAAGCTGCATTGTTAGGCTATGGTGGAGATGCTAATAGTTTGTATCAAAGTGGTATTTTAGCGAGTATATCCTTTTGGGGTGCAGATGCAGGTACTTTTATAGCAGATGAGGCTATAGCTACTTTGAGCGGTACAACCGAAGATCAATTAAACCAAGTTTGGAACCAAAGATGGTTAGCATCTTTAACAAATGGTTATGAAAGTTGGGCATTGGTAAGAAGAGCAGATCTAATTCCTCAAATAACAGATAATGTTAATTTTTGGGTAACAGAGCCGAACAATGGTAATGTCCCTAAAAGATTTCCATATTCTCCTACAGAGAAAACCTCTAACACTGTTAATGTGGACGCAGCAATAGCCGAACAAGGTCCAGATCTTATGACTACAGCACTTTGGTGGGATGTTAATTAA
- a CDS encoding beta-N-acetylhexosaminidase, with the protein MKIIRRSIIIYILIISHFCVNAQTKLSEKYNLMPWPEEVVDNDQKFSIDENFTIAVNKDKINDRLFNATTKFLRRLSGRTGVFIDKGFALTANQIKKASLRINYEREGELELHENESYQLTVLSSQIILTAKTDIGILRGLETLLQLSANTKTEYFFHGVTIKDSPRFTWRGLMIDVARHYQPLNVLKRNLDAMAAVKMNVFHWHLCDDQGFRVEVKALPKLHQLGSDGQYYTHNQIKEIVNYASNLGIRVVPEFDVPGHASAILTAYPEIGSKDITYKIERRAGVFDPTLDPTNDKTYQVIDALFSEISQLFPDKYFHIGGDENKGKHWDENIKIQNFKKKKGFKTNHELQTYFNIKIQDILKKNNRTMMGWDEIFQPNLPKDVVIHSWRGNEAMLKSAKLGYKTILSKGYYIDLLESIKTHYSTEPIPNNHDLSEDQVKNILGGEATMWGELVTPVSIDSRIWPRTAAIAERFWSVKSVNNIDNMLKRLESVSFKLEELGITHIRNRDVILRNISNNQDITSLIVLSKICEPLKAYERKKGGTIYKSFSPFTRFINACTPDALDAISFNKKVDSFIVNSNDQSYKDDLVYFFDKWVSNNEAFIKINNNPMLNQLAPLSKNLADLSILLKKGMSQKLNKEEFKIVSKYMNNLNKPFSDTELAIIDGLNKIISTLK; encoded by the coding sequence ATGAAAATTATAAGAAGAAGTATAATCATTTATATTTTAATAATATCACATTTTTGTGTCAATGCGCAAACAAAGTTGTCAGAAAAATACAATTTAATGCCTTGGCCAGAAGAAGTTGTAGATAATGATCAAAAATTTAGTATTGACGAAAATTTTACCATCGCAGTAAATAAAGATAAGATTAATGATAGGTTATTTAATGCTACGACAAAATTTTTAAGGAGATTGTCTGGAAGAACAGGTGTTTTTATTGATAAAGGTTTTGCATTAACAGCTAATCAGATAAAAAAAGCATCATTACGAATAAATTATGAAAGAGAGGGGGAATTAGAATTACATGAAAACGAATCTTACCAGTTAACAGTACTAAGTAGTCAAATAATTTTAACAGCAAAAACCGATATCGGTATATTGAGGGGTTTAGAAACTTTACTACAACTTAGTGCTAATACTAAAACTGAATATTTTTTTCATGGAGTAACTATTAAAGACTCGCCAAGGTTCACTTGGCGAGGTTTAATGATAGATGTAGCAAGACATTATCAACCATTAAATGTATTGAAAAGAAACCTAGATGCTATGGCTGCTGTAAAAATGAATGTTTTTCATTGGCACTTATGTGACGATCAGGGTTTTAGAGTTGAGGTTAAAGCGTTGCCTAAGTTGCACCAACTAGGTTCAGATGGGCAATATTACACACACAATCAAATTAAAGAAATTGTAAATTATGCTTCAAATTTGGGTATTCGTGTTGTTCCAGAGTTTGATGTGCCTGGACATGCATCAGCTATTTTAACAGCTTACCCGGAGATAGGTAGTAAAGATATAACCTATAAAATAGAGCGTAGAGCTGGTGTTTTCGACCCTACATTAGACCCAACAAATGATAAAACATATCAAGTAATAGATGCACTTTTCTCTGAGATTTCTCAATTATTTCCTGATAAATACTTTCATATTGGTGGTGATGAAAATAAAGGAAAACATTGGGATGAAAATATTAAAATACAAAATTTTAAGAAAAAGAAGGGTTTTAAAACAAACCATGAGCTACAAACCTATTTTAATATAAAAATTCAAGATATTCTTAAAAAGAATAATAGAACTATGATGGGGTGGGACGAAATTTTTCAACCTAACCTACCAAAAGATGTTGTTATACATTCTTGGAGAGGAAATGAAGCTATGTTAAAATCAGCAAAACTTGGGTATAAAACAATATTATCTAAAGGTTATTATATAGATTTATTAGAATCAATAAAAACACACTATAGCACAGAGCCCATACCTAATAATCATGACTTGAGCGAGGATCAGGTAAAAAATATTTTAGGAGGAGAAGCCACCATGTGGGGAGAACTGGTAACACCTGTTTCTATAGATTCTAGGATTTGGCCAAGAACAGCTGCTATTGCAGAACGATTTTGGTCTGTAAAATCGGTTAATAATATCGATAATATGCTGAAAAGATTAGAGAGTGTTAGTTTTAAATTAGAAGAATTAGGTATTACCCATATAAGAAACAGAGATGTTATTTTGCGTAACATTAGCAATAATCAAGACATAACATCTTTAATTGTATTATCAAAAATATGCGAACCCTTAAAAGCATATGAAAGAAAAAAAGGAGGGACCATTTATAAGTCATTTTCACCTTTTACTCGTTTTATAAACGCTTGTACTCCTGATGCTTTAGATGCTATTTCTTTTAATAAAAAGGTCGATAGTTTTATTGTGAATTCTAATGATCAAAGCTATAAGGACGACTTAGTATACTTCTTTGATAAATGGGTGTCTAATAATGAGGCCTTTATAAAAATAAATAACAATCCTATGCTAAATCAATTAGCTCCTCTGTCAAAAAATTTAGCAGATCTCTCAATTTTATTAAAAAAAGGAATGTCACAAAAATTAAACAAAGAAGAGTTTAAGATTGTTTCTAAATACATGAATAATCTTAACAAACCATTTTCAGACACAGAATTGGCTATTATAGACGGATTAAATAAAATAATATCAACTTTAAAATAA
- a CDS encoding carboxylesterase family protein, translating into MIKQLLYLGFLFIIGCGSNDNSIQNTNDLDLGTIKSGIQQAYLKGTTNTQYGFYLYTPSQYDATNEEKFPLLIYLHGAGSRGDSSINPNDLSVILLDGPPSLINEIRWNPKHPMIVASPQSPTVWNTEHLHDFISSLVESLKVDTQRIYMTGFSMGGKGCFDYVSNKGDDSYVAALVPIAGFGDISKGKQFKNIPVWAFHGDADNIVPYSSSVSMINAINAEDPATRAKLTIYPGVNHNSWTRTYDNTAIGEGHVDYDPFDITIYEWMYLYKK; encoded by the coding sequence ATGATTAAGCAATTATTGTATTTAGGATTTCTTTTTATTATTGGGTGTGGCTCAAATGATAATAGTATTCAAAATACAAATGACCTTGATTTAGGTACGATTAAATCAGGTATTCAACAAGCTTACCTAAAAGGAACAACAAATACTCAATACGGTTTTTATTTATATACGCCATCTCAATATGATGCGACAAATGAAGAAAAATTTCCTTTATTAATTTATCTACATGGTGCTGGATCAAGAGGAGATAGCTCTATTAATCCAAATGATTTGAGTGTTATTTTACTAGATGGGCCACCATCTTTGATTAATGAAATTCGCTGGAATCCAAAACATCCTATGATAGTTGCATCTCCACAATCCCCAACCGTATGGAACACAGAGCATTTGCATGATTTCATAAGCTCTTTAGTTGAAAGCTTAAAAGTAGATACACAACGAATTTATATGACAGGTTTTAGTATGGGAGGTAAAGGGTGTTTTGATTATGTTTCTAATAAAGGGGATGACTCTTATGTGGCAGCCTTAGTTCCAATTGCAGGTTTTGGAGATATTTCCAAAGGTAAACAATTTAAGAATATTCCTGTTTGGGCGTTTCATGGTGATGCAGATAACATAGTTCCTTATAGTTCATCAGTATCAATGATAAACGCAATTAATGCAGAAGATCCTGCCACAAGAGCGAAACTTACAATATACCCTGGCGTTAATCATAATTCATGGACAAGAACTTATGATAATACAGCAATAGGAGAAGGACATGTAGATTATGACCCTTTTGATATAACTATTTATGAATGGATGTATTTATATAAAAAATAA
- a CDS encoding SMP-30/gluconolactonase/LRE family protein, producing MSNSSFDFTKESLFTAGIEGPAVDSKGNLYAVNFKEEGTIGIVNEKGESSLFTTLPNGSIGNGIRFDKDDNMYIADYVKHNILFVKKGSTEAVVFAHDSIMNQPNDVAIAPNGTLYASDPNWKDGTGNLWMISNKKFVLLEKDMGTTNGVEVSPDGKKLYVNESVQRNIWVYDITSQGKPINKKLFKSFKDFGLDGMRCDSIGNLYICRYDKGTVLIVSPKGEVLREIRLKGKKPTNIAFGGNDKKQCFITVADRGCIETFFSEYSGRSFNNLN from the coding sequence TTGAGTAACTCTAGCTTTGATTTTACTAAAGAATCGCTTTTCACTGCTGGAATAGAAGGACCTGCAGTTGATAGTAAAGGCAATTTGTATGCAGTAAACTTTAAAGAAGAAGGTACCATAGGTATTGTAAATGAAAAAGGTGAAAGTTCTTTGTTTACTACTTTACCTAATGGAAGTATTGGTAACGGTATTCGGTTTGACAAAGATGACAATATGTATATAGCAGATTATGTTAAGCATAACATATTATTTGTAAAAAAGGGATCAACAGAGGCGGTAGTTTTTGCACATGATTCTATAATGAATCAACCCAATGATGTAGCTATTGCACCTAATGGCACATTATATGCCAGTGATCCAAACTGGAAAGATGGAACAGGAAACTTATGGATGATTTCTAACAAAAAATTTGTCCTTTTAGAAAAAGATATGGGTACTACTAATGGTGTTGAAGTGAGCCCTGATGGAAAAAAACTTTATGTAAATGAATCTGTACAGCGAAACATTTGGGTTTACGATATAACAAGTCAAGGAAAACCAATCAATAAAAAGTTATTTAAATCATTTAAAGATTTTGGTTTAGATGGTATGCGTTGTGATAGTATAGGTAATTTATATATATGTAGATATGATAAAGGTACTGTGTTAATAGTATCACCAAAAGGGGAGGTTTTAAGAGAAATAAGGTTAAAAGGTAAAAAACCTACTAACATTGCTTTTGGAGGTAACGATAAAAAGCAATGTTTTATAACAGTTGCTGACAGGGGATGTATTGAAACATTTTTTTCTGAATATTCTGGTAGAAGTTTTAATAATTTAAATTAG